The Nitrospira sp. sequence GTAGGCGCGCCTTGCACAATTTCAGGAGAGGGTGGCGCTTGTCCTTGCAACACCGCGCTGAGCGCGGGAACCGCCGCGCTGGCACAGAGCGTTGCGGCTGAGCTCAGCTGGACATTGCCGGGCGCCCCGAGGGCCTCCGTTACTTTCTCGCCGAAGTCATGAAACATCTCATTCTTGGTCTTGGAGTCTTCCGTGATCAAGAATTTGTATTTTTCGTATACTCGGCGGCTCTCCGCTACCGTGGTGCCAATGGTCAGCACGATTTCCATTTGATCCGCATTAGCCCCGAATGCCGGTTCCAGTGCGCGTTTCAACTGTTGCGTCACGGCGTCTTCCAACCCGTTCATGAACTCCATCTGGTCCTTCAACGGGACGTGCAGGGCCACCAGTCTGTCCGTGAGATTGAACATGATCTTGAGAAATTCCAAATAGATGCCCCATTCCTCCTGGCGTTTGAGCTTCAGCGCCTGTTCGGGCGCATTGCGTTTCATCATGGTGACCGATTCGCCCGACACGGCGAGCATCAGTTCAGCCAGTTGGCGAAGCTGTTCCTTATATTGAGTATTGGCAGTGGCCATGAATTCTCCTAGTAAAGCGCGGATTATAGCGGAGACCGGAGCGGCATTCAAAGCGTGACGGATAGCTTCTCGCTATGTTGCCGTAAACCATCCCTTCCGATAGAGTGAGTTCTGCGGAATCAGAGGGCTCATCAAATGGAATTCAGTCCGGCGCAGGATGCGGAGTCGGAGCCTCGCGTAAAGGTGTTGCCGCGCGATGAGGCGCGCGAACACCTGCTCGCGATTGCGGATATGCTTGCCAAGGCGCTGGATACCACGATCAAGATTCCGGGAACGTCGATCTATTTAGGACTCGATCCGCTCTTGGGACTCATTCCCGGAGTCGGCGATGTGTTGGCCAATCTGATCGGCACGATCATTCTTGCGCTGGCGACGCGTTTGCAACTACCGCGCATCGTGGTGGCCCGCATGAGTCTTAATCTCCTGATCAACGGCACGGTGGGAGCAGTTCCGATTGTCGGAGATCTTTTCTCGGTGTGGTTTCGGAGTCACGCGAGGAATGCCGCGCTGCTTCGCGAGGCTGCGATGAAACCGGGCCGTGAGACCCATACCGATTGGTTCTACGTGGTCGGAATTATCGGAGGTACGGTGGCGCTGCTGATGTTCATGATTGCCTTCGTGGTTTGGCTGGTGATCAAGTTGTGGGTGATGATGTCGCTGTGAAAATACTGGTGGAGTATGGTATAGAACGACTCTTCCCGAATGATCGAATCGTCTAACAATTTCTTCCCGTATCTCCATGGAAAGAGAAGTTAAAACGTATGTGTTGAAGCGGCCTGCTGAGGAGGCCGTACCGCGCAAGTTGACCATCAACTATGCTGCGGCGTTGAACCCCCAGCAACTGGCGGCGGTGACGGCGGGCGATGGTCCCTCGCTGGTCATTGCGGGTGCTGGGAGCGGAAAGACACGCACATTGGTCTATCGCGTGGCTTATTTGATCGATTCCGGCGTGGACCCGTCCAACATTCTCCTCCTTACGTTTACGCGGAAGTCGGCCCAGGAAATGTTGGAGCGCGCCGGCGACCTGATCGGAATGAGTAGCCGGCGGGTCTGCGGCGGGACGTTCCACTCGGTGGCAAACATGCTGCTGCGGCGGCACGGCAGGTCCATCGGCGTCGAACCGGGGTTCACCATTCTGGATCGGGGCGATGCGGAAGATTTGATCGCGCTGGTGAGATCGCAGCTGGGTCTGAACGAAAAAGACAAGCGCTTTCCCCGCAAGGGGACGATCATGGAAATGATCAGTAAGAGCGAGAATACCTTACGCAGTCTCGACGAGATCATCTTGGAGGAGTTCAGCCATTTTGCCGATCACTCAGAGGAGCTCGGGCGGCTTCAGAAAGCCTATCAAACTGCGAAACGTCAAAAGCAACTGTTGGACTACGACGATCTGTTGGTCATGCTGCGACAGCTTTTGTTGCTGGACGAGGCGGCTCGCGCGAACATTTCCCGTCAGTATCGCTACATCCTCGTGGATGAATATCAGGATACGAATCGCTTGCAGGCCGAAGTCATTCGCCAGTTGGCGGCGACGCATCAGAATGTGATGGTGGTCGGCGATGATTCTCAATCCATCTACGCGTTCCGGGGCGCGACTTTTAAGAACATCATGGATTTCCCGGCGCTGTTTCCCGGCACGACGATCTACAAGCTTGAAGAAAACTATCGCAGCACCCAGCCGATTTTAAACTTGGCCAACTGCATTATCGAGGAAGCGGCGGAGAAGTATACGAAGCGCCTCTTCACGAGAAAGATCGATGGGCCGTTGCCGGCATTGGTCGAGGCGGCCGGAGAAAATGCGCAATCACGGTTCATTGGGCAGAAGATTCTTGAGTTGCGGGAAGAGGGAGTGCCGCTGAGCGAAGTGGCTGTGCTGTTTCGGTCGAGTTTTCATTCCTTTGACCTGGAAATCGAACTCTCGCGCAAGGGGTTACCCTTTATCAAACGCGGGGGCGTGAAGTTTATCGAAACGGCGCATGTCAAAGATTTGCTGGCCCATGTGCGAGTGGTCTCGAATCCACTTGATACGGTCAGCTGGCATCGTGTCCTCATGTTGGTGGAAGGTGTGGGGCCGAAGAAGGCCCAGGACTTACTCGCTGCGATTGTGAAAGCTGAACGGCCCTTTGATGTGCTGCGCGGGGTGAGTGGCCGATCTGGACAAGGTCTCAAGGATCTAGCCAATACCTTGGAGAGTCTGGGTGGATCGGATGACCGGCAGCCCGCTGAACAAGTCAATCACATTTACGAGTACTATCTTCCGATCCTCAAAGATCAGTACGACGACTATCCGAAGCGTACGAGAGATTTGGATCACCTTCACACGATTGCCGAGGGGTATCATGGCATCGATGAGTTTCTTGCCGATTTGGCGCTGGAACCGCCGGATGGCAGTGCGGTGGATGTGGAGGCGCCTGATCGCGATGATGAGCGGCTGGTGCTTTCGACGATTCATTCCGCAAAGGGACTGGAATGGCAGTGCGTTTTTGTGATTTGGGTGGTGGATGGTCGGTTTCCGTCCGCCTAT is a genomic window containing:
- a CDS encoding DUF4112 domain-containing protein; this encodes MEFSPAQDAESEPRVKVLPRDEAREHLLAIADMLAKALDTTIKIPGTSIYLGLDPLLGLIPGVGDVLANLIGTIILALATRLQLPRIVVARMSLNLLINGTVGAVPIVGDLFSVWFRSHARNAALLREAAMKPGRETHTDWFYVVGIIGGTVALLMFMIAFVVWLVIKLWVMMSL
- a CDS encoding ATP-dependent helicase — protein: MEREVKTYVLKRPAEEAVPRKLTINYAAALNPQQLAAVTAGDGPSLVIAGAGSGKTRTLVYRVAYLIDSGVDPSNILLLTFTRKSAQEMLERAGDLIGMSSRRVCGGTFHSVANMLLRRHGRSIGVEPGFTILDRGDAEDLIALVRSQLGLNEKDKRFPRKGTIMEMISKSENTLRSLDEIILEEFSHFADHSEELGRLQKAYQTAKRQKQLLDYDDLLVMLRQLLLLDEAARANISRQYRYILVDEYQDTNRLQAEVIRQLAATHQNVMVVGDDSQSIYAFRGATFKNIMDFPALFPGTTIYKLEENYRSTQPILNLANCIIEEAAEKYTKRLFTRKIDGPLPALVEAAGENAQSRFIGQKILELREEGVPLSEVAVLFRSSFHSFDLEIELSRKGLPFIKRGGVKFIETAHVKDLLAHVRVVSNPLDTVSWHRVLMLVEGVGPKKAQDLLAAIVKAERPFDVLRGVSGRSGQGLKDLANTLESLGGSDDRQPAEQVNHIYEYYLPILKDQYDDYPKRTRDLDHLHTIAEGYHGIDEFLADLALEPPDGSAVDVEAPDRDDERLVLSTIHSAKGLEWQCVFVIWVVDGRFPSAYSFLTDDELEEERRLFYVAVTRAKRHLFLTYPINVYDRTSGMLLSKPSRFLDHVSSDLLDTLALIEEGGREDWGMARDPYY